The genomic stretch gtaataatagtcatagtaataataataatacagtagagtctcacttatccaacataaacgggctggcagaagcttggataagcggatatgttggataataaggagggattaaggaaaagcctattacacatcaaattacgttatgattttataaattaagcatcaaaacatcatgtcatacaacaaatttgacagaaaaagtagttcaatacgaaataatgctatgtagtaattattgtatttacgaatttagcaccaaaatatcatgatgtattgaaaatattgactacaaaaatgtgttggataatccagaatgttggataagtgagactctactgtatttgaatggtCTTGGGTTGTCTCTGTTGTATTTGAATGGTCTTGGGttgtctctgtgtgttttcaCACTGCCTTGAGCCCAGTAAACAAATGAAATGGTGACAGTAGTAATAGTAATCATAacaaattagtaataataatagtcatagtaataataatactaatacagtagagtctcacttatccaacataaatgttggctaagcgaatatgttggataataaggagggataaaggaaaagcctattaaacatcaaattaggttatgattttacaaattaagcaccaaaacatcatgatgtattaaaaacattgactgcaaaaatgcattggataatccagaacattggataagcgagtgttagataagtgagattctactgtaggaACAAAcaacagtaatacagtagagtctcacttatccaagactcgcttatccaaggttctgccggcccgtttatgttggataagtgagactctactgcaatagtAATCATAacaaattagtaataataatacattagtaatagtagtaataatactcatagtaataataatagtaatacagtagagtctcacatatccaagctaaatgggccagcagaaccttggataagcgaagcttggataagtgagactctgctgtaataacaaacaacagtaatacagtagagtttcacttatccaaggttctggattatccaaggcatttttgtagccaatgttttcagtatatcatgatattttggtgctaaattcgtaaatacagtaattacaacataacattactgcatattgaactacgttttctgtcaaatttcttgtaaaacatgatgttttggggcttaatttgtaaaatcataatctaatttgatgtttaataggcttttccttaatccctccttattatccaagatattcgcttatccaagcttctgccagcccatttagcttggataagtgagagactactgtaataacaaaTTAGTAGAAATCACGctaacaacaaattattattgaTCTTGTTATTAATAATGGATTATACCatagttattattttatatcataacgtgtgtgtatatatatatatattaatagcaCTATACTAaaattattatagtaatatattataaatatgtaATATACTATAATGCATATAATATGTTATAAACTGTATATTTAATGTCATTAATAATTAAACTATTATCAATGTACATCATATATGTATTatgttattaatagtaatatactATAATTCttgttaatataatatatatataatgttttaaaatatgttatatattgtatattattattaataacttaTTGTACTattcttatttatatatattatagcatatatatgttatatatattaatagtaatatactATAATCATTAATATGTTATAAATAATGATATATGTAATATGCTAAATATATGTAAATGTtgtatactgtatatttattaattgttatttatttattatactgtTAATATATACCATAACATATATCTTATATacatattaatagtaatatattatactgtgattgtttttaatatttatgataaatatatatatatataacatattattgtgtatgtgtgtatgtatatatgcattattattaataatttatactctttctatatattatttacctaCCACTTTCCATCTCTTAGTATTATTAATTTTGGGTAGAGGTACCCCTTTCTGCaccccatctttttttttttaaaaaaaaccaacaatatactgaaaatggatgattttccaaaggattctcccaggctttgaagcttcaaggctattcagtgctaatcaaggcgaccaattgcaacattcacacttctctACTTgtgtccaacagacaagaattctttctcctaccctggacattattccatagatatataaaccccacttgcctagtttcctctgaggatgcctgccatagatgtgagcgaaacgtccggagagaatgcttctggaacatggccatacagcccagaaaactcacagcaacctagtgattccagccatgaaagccttcgacaacactttgtcaAATGATATTTCTTCcgctggaaaaaaataaataatacatctaTATAAATTGTCAGAAAAAGAAGAGAATGCTCCATTCTTGGCTCTTTCAAAAAAAATAGCCTTCCCAatattgctttttaaatgttCGAGCCTAAGAATGCTATTTTAAAGCTGTGTAAGAATGTTAAGAATAGGAACAATGAAAATCTTGCCTGGGTAGCCAGTGATTTTCCACTCTCCCTTCTCTGTCCTTTGATTCCCTTTCTAGCAAAGCTCCGTGCCatggcatcctgggagctgtagtcttacTCTGCTGGTTCCTCCCCGAACTACAGTTCACGGAACCTCTTTGCAGTTAAATTggtaacaaactgcattaattctacaatgtagatacatctACACAGAAGACCATTGAAATGCATGCATTGAAAGGCACAGAGCAATGGTGAGAAGACTATGGGAAACGCATTGTTCCGAATTGAACCCAATGCAAAAGGAACCTCACGGAAAATGGAAAAGTTTTGCTTGTGAATCAGATCAATACCCTTATCTACCATAGTTGAAAATTAGGACTTCGTTGTGTCTTGGGGGTTGTATCAGTGCTTCGGCTGGGATTATTTCAGTCCTTTGTGGTTTCGTGGCCTTCTTTGCCCTTTTCTAAAGCTTAATGGCACCAGTCTTTTATACTCTCAATTGTTGCCTTCTAAATGGGAACAAGTCATGGTTGGCTTCTTGTAGCTTAGGCCTGGGTTACGCTTTGCATGCAGCATGGAGGCAAGGACCTCGATTtcgaagggacccccaagggtcatctagtccacccctcttctgccatgcagaatacagtgggccctcacttattgcaggggttaggttccacgaccagcctcaataagtgaaaatctgcgaagtagggacactatatctatatatataaaagagtgatggcatcacggcgattcacaaaacaacaaaagtacaggccccccaacctcaaaatttgacaacacaacccatcatccacggctctaggttgatataacaaaaagaaaagaaaaataaagtcctaattacagggagaggaataatagtttttatccaattgctaccagtttgaaggctaagctccgcccacttggtctcctagcaacctcctcagcccaggggacaggcacagttaggcctcacttaggcctcttccacagattatcagattttaactggattatatggaagtgtagactcaaggcccttccacacagctatataactcatattatctgctttgaactggattatcttgactccacactgccatataatccacttcagtgtgcatactaaacataaagacaaccatacaacagacattcaatgccaccactactttaacaatttctcaccaacaccatcagacaacaccacagcaacgcgtggccgggcacagctagtatttatatattactttagtatacactattttaagtctttatcaaccaatcgtgtgttgataaatcaccttcttctccttccgttgccacttaggctccttttctctcccttcggcttctccttcctcccttccttaggctgtaaattgaatttttttatgatttataatattattttagagtttattgaaaaaccaaaaaacagcgaatctgcaaaaagcaaatcatgaagggaacactgtacatctaaAGCCTTCTTGAAAGATGCCCTTCCAACCTATGTTGAAAGACCCCTAAAATATAGCCCACCTCTCCATCTTTAATCAATAgcctacttactgtatatactcgagtataagcctagtttttaagcccttttttaaaactgaaaaagccccccctcggcttatacttgggtgagggtcctggttggcttatatttgggtcatgtggctggcatgactgcatggagcaggggtccccaaactttttatgcagagggccagtccacaatccttcaaactgttgaggggccaaattataatttgaaaaaaaatacaaacaaattccgatgtacactacacatgtcttaattgtagtgcaaaaacaacaacaagaacaatgaaataacaataaaagagcaatgcaatatttaaatataaaaacaattttaaccaacatacatttatcaggatttcaatgggaagtgtgggcctgcttatggccaatgagatagtcaagttaattaggattgttgttgttgtgtgccttcaagtcatttcagactttgggcgagcctaagtctaaattttttttttaatttactatatttatttactacatttgtatcacacccttctcagcccaaaggggactcagagtggcttacaaattatatgtacatacaatgttatattgttagcatagcacactattagcattatatattattatattgaactataccactatactgtaatattattagtaatattattagtaatacataattaatactattgtatggtattattattattagtgttatattgtattacattataatattattatcaatattatatgtatatacaatatattgtattataaaactgagggcaggggccaggtaaatgaccttggagggccgcatccggcccccggggcttagtttggggacccctgccatggagtgccgttatcttcctgccggagcggtacctattgatctactcacattggcatgttttcgaactgctaggttggcagaagctggagcaacagtgggtgctcactccgctcctgggatttgaacctgggatctttcggtctgcaagttcagcagctcagcgctttaacacacttcaccaacgGCCTcgtccttctcccttccttgcaggcggccaagaTGAGCACCGGAGGGGACACGGAGCGGGCTCCACAACTGCTCTTGGCGAAGGCGCTGTCTGGCCGGAGCCGCCGGGAGGCCCTGACCCTACAGATGGGCCTCCACCCGCCCTACCTGGAGAGTTTCCTCCGGATGCAGCATTACCTCCTCCACATGGACGGGCCCCTGCCCTTCGACTGCCGGCACTACATCGCTATCATGGTGAGCCCCAAAAcacccaagttgttgttgttattattatcagcatCAAAGCAGGGTATAGCTTCTGTTATCATTATCGCAATCAATGTGAGATAtacctttgttattattattttcgtgtcaggagcaacttgaacaacttgagtcgcttctggtgtgagagaattggccgtctgcaaggacgttgcccaggggacgcccggatgttttgatgtttttaccatccttgatggaagcttctctcatgtccccgcatggagctggagctgaaagagggaactcatccgcgctctcccccggtgggattcgaacctggcagcttgcagatcagcagcccaaccttcaagtcacaaggctttaacccactatgccagcgggggctccattattattattattattattaatattatacattatataaattAATATCCTATATCCAAATTCAatgtgggtattattattattattattattattatatatccacATTGAATTTGGATATAGGATATTAATTATCAGCATCATCAGCATCAAAGTGGAATAtgcatacattattattactactactgttattgcagtaattattattattacatagtatCTATCCATATTGAAGCTGGATATagaatacaaatatattattactactataatTACCATTATTTTATCATTTGCATCAAAGAAAGATATAGGATATTATTATCATATCCTCAGCATCAAAGCAGGATATAGCTTTCATTATCAGCAGCATCAGcattaaagtgggatataaatatattattcccccattttattattattattattattattattattattattattattattattattattatggagcccccagtggcatagtggattaaagccttgtgacttgaaggttgggttgctgatctgaaagctgccaggttcaaatcccacccggagatgagctgtcagctccagctccatgcggggacatgagagaagcctcccacaaggatgataaaaacatcaaaaacatcctggcgtcccctgggcaacgtccttgcagacggccaattctctcacaccagaagcaacttgcagtctctcaagtcactcctgacacggaaaaaaaaaattatattctcAGCATCAAAGCAGGATATAGCTGTTATTATCCTCAGGATCAAGgtggaatgtattattattattattattatttccacaccTCAAAACAGGAAATAGGATttaaatatattgttgttatacTCTGTTAATTTTACATCTCACCTTCCCTTATTGAAACTTAAAAAGGATCACTAAAACAGTACATATTTCTGTTGAAGACctacaacatataaacattaagaCAGAATTAAATGTAGAAtagttgttgatgatgatattatACTGCCATGAGAGCGCCTTTTGTATCTTTCCGTTTGCATAGCAGATGCTGGATAGGTTTGGATTCAGATATGTGGAGGCCCTTTATGGCTCAGAATGCATCtgcagtgtagaatgaatgcggtttgagaccactttaagtgtcttggctgaatgctatggggtccttggaatgtagtttggtgaagcactagcattctttggcagagaaggacctGATAAGTCCtgaggatcccatagcattcagccaaggcacttaaactggtgtcaaactgcagtgtcAAAAGACGTCTTGGAAATGTGACGAAGCAGCAGGAAATGGGACCGAATCCCGTCTCTTGAAAAGAGGAGACCCAGTTTGTGATTCTGGGAGGGGGTCTTTCTCGCTTTACTGACCGCTCCTGTGTCCGGTTTTCCAGGCCGCTGCCCGGCACCGCTGCCGCTACCTGGTCAACCTCCACGTCCTGCAGTTCCTGCGTTTTGGGGGTGACCCACTCTGGCTCCGGGGCCTGGACTACATCCCACCAAAACTCCGGAAGCTCAGCGAGATCAACAAGATCCTGGCCCATCGGCCCTGGCTGGTCGGCAAGGAGCACATCGAGGTGAGCCTGGAGGGAGGGACTCCCTTGAGCGCCCCGTACACCTCctccatataccatatatactcgagtataagccgacccgaatataagccgaggcacctaattttaccacaaaaactgggataacttattgactcgagtataagccgagggtgggaaatgcagcagctacaggtaaatttcaaaataaaaataaataccaataaaaataaaaggtgtccgtagacacctccaaggtcatgtggccggcatgactgcatggagcaccgttatcttcccaccgtagcggtacctattgatctactcacatttgcatgttttcgaactgttaggttggcaggagctggggctaacagggggcgctcattccgctcccgggatttgaacctgggaccttttggtctgcaagttcagcagctcagcgctttaacgcactgtgccaccaggagcccccAATAATGAATAACATTGAACAATAATACaattaataaatgaataataccactatgtaacaacatttgagaacatgttcagttcctggtttgaaagtgttattttctgtttaaatgaTAACGAATAAttgtaaataatgaataataataagtgCACCCACGATGAAATAGTTCACAGGGCTGGAATCcaaccatgactgcatggaacagcgttaccttccctccagagtggtacctattgatctactcacatttggcatgttttcaaactgctagattggcagaagctagggctaacagcgggcgctcattccgctcccgggatttgaacctgggaccttttgctcctcacgttcagcagctcagcgctttaacgcagtGTGCCACCCCAATAATGAATAACATTGAACAGTAATACaattaataaatgaataataccACTATGTAACGACATTTGAGaacatgttctgttcctggtttgaaagtgttatttcctgtttaaatgatAACGAATAATTGTGAataatgaatacagtagagtctcacttatccaacattcacttatccaacattctggattatccaacgcatttttgtagtcaatgttttgtatatcgtgacattttcgtgctaaattcgtaaatgcagtaattactacatatcattactgcgtattgaactactttttctgtcaaatttgttgtataacatggtgttttggtgcttaatttgtaaaatcataacctaatttgatgtttaataggcttttccttgatccctccttattatccaacatattcgcttatccaacgttctgccggcccgtttatgttggataagtgagactctactgtaataagtgcACCCATGATGGAATAGTTCACAGGGCTGGAATCCAACCATCCCGCCTGGATTTCCTCTGAACCAGACCATGCCTGGGGTCTGCTTAGCGGAAGAGATCCTGGAGTTGTGGGTCGGGAAGGGCGATGGGGGTCTGCTTTGAGCCCTAGGGCCTCTAATGCCCATCTCTGTCCTTGCTGTTTCCCTGCAGAAGCTGCTGAAGACCGGAGAGCAGAGCTGGTCTCTGGCGGAGCTGGTGCACGCGGTGGTGCTGCTGGCCCACTACCACGCTCTGGCCAGCTTCGCCTTCGGCTGCGAGACGGACCTTTGCCCCGAGGGACGGGCCCTGATGCGGCTGGGCCTGCCGGGGGGGCTCTGCTTCTGCGACGCTGGGCACGGAGCCGGCATGGAGGGGCTGCCGCTCGGGCGCAAACGGGTGCGTGGCTTTGCGGGTATTATTTCTATGTGCTTTCACATTTTGTACATTTTTCTTGGGGAGGGGATACTCcaaaatccatccatccatgcagaACAATAAAAAGTAATCATTTGGGCAGGAATTGAGGACAGTGGCTCCTGCAGccatttgggacttcaactcccagaagccccggtTATGTGGCCAAgggttccacttgaacattatcAGGAAGGACTGTTCAACGGGAAGTCCGCTCGAGGCTTTTAAACAGTGCTTTCCCTGACTGGcaagaagtgggttggactaaatggcccttggaGGTTCCTTCTAAGTCTGatggaatagggttgttgtatgttttccgggctgtatggccatgttccagaagtattctcttctgatgtttcgcccacatctatggcaggcatcttcagaggttgtgaggtatggagaaactaagcaaggaaggttggataagcgaatatgttggataataaggagagattaagaaaaagcctattaaacatcaaaataggttatgattttacaaattaagcaccaaaacatcatgttatacaacaaatttgacagaaaaaagtagttcattacacattaatgctgtgtagtaattactgtatttatgaatttagtaccaaaatatcacaatgcattgaaaacattgactacaaaaatgtgttggataatccagaacgttggataagtgagactctactgtatctgtggaaagtccagggtgagagaagaactctttgtcagttggaggccagtgtgaatgttgtagttaatcaccttaattagtattggaaaggttcatctcctggcttttcctgcatgggggcatgctttgttcagagtcattagctgcccctggaactctcctgttttcagagtgttgcttcttatttacttttctgatttttgagttttttaatactgatagccagattttgttcattttcatggtttctctgtatagtctgacagaCTCTACAgactctgtatagtctgacaacTGAcagatagttgttggagtggtcaagcatttctgtgttaccaaataatatactgtgtccaggttggttcatcaagtgctctgctatggctgatttctctggttgagtgagtctgctgAGTgaaccttctttgcttagtttctccatacctcacaacctctgaggatgcctgccacaaatgtgggcaaaacgtcaggagagaatacttctggaacatggccatagagcccgggaaacatacaacaaccctgtgatcccagccatgaaagccttctgatGGAATATATAGTGCCTGGACATCtggtggaggcctttaaacagaggctggattgccatctgtcaggagggattagattgtgctATTCCTGCAGGAAAGCAGAAGGGAGGTTGGTCTGGATGTCTCTGGGTGTccgttccaactctatgattctatggggccGATGTCTAAAACCTCTGAAAGAGAGAGCCAACTTTGAAAAACCGAAGAAGATTGGTGGATCTCAATGACCTGGAAACATAGAGGAGTCCTCCAAGGGGCCCTTCATACCATGGGTGggctttttttggagggggggggggtctcctggCCCTCTCCATGCATTACAATGGggcttttcctcccttcctcgcAGTCCTTGGACTCCTGTGTGGAGCTAGAGTCCCTCCGCGACCGCATTCACCGGCTGCAGGTGGAGCAAGAGGAGATGCGGCTGCCCTCCGACCGGGACGAAGGTGAGCCACccccttctatctatatatataaaagacaaatggtgtcctcccctgccactaaacaacaaaagtacaagccccagaacctagaaatttggcagcacaatccaccatccttgcccctacgttctgacaacaaaaagaaaagaaaaataaagtcctaattagagggagatgaataattgtctttagccaattgctaccagttagaagactaagctccgcccacttggtctcctagcaacctactcaggcctcactctctcttccacactgcctataaaatacagattatctaatttgcactggattatatggcattgtagactcaaggcccttccacacagctgtataacccatttataatcttatattatctgctttgaactggattatcttgagtccacactgccatataatccacttcagtgtgcattttattcacctctgtagaaggagcctcatataatccagttctaagcagataatataagatatacagtagagtctcacttatccaacataaacaccctggcagaacattggataactgaatatgttggataataagaacggattcaggaaaagcctattaaacattacattCCCTCACAatcctatctgctgccaaactgccatccatgtctatgccaggcatccccagagattatgagatctgtttgaaaacagaca from Anolis carolinensis isolate JA03-04 unplaced genomic scaffold, rAnoCar3.1.pri scaffold_12, whole genome shotgun sequence encodes the following:
- the LOC103282094 gene encoding sestrin-3, encoding MILCPTKQCQRLQAAKMSTGGDTERAPQLLLAKALSGRSRREALTLQMGLHPPYLESFLRMQHYLLHMDGPLPFDCRHYIAIMAAARHRCRYLVNLHVLQFLRFGGDPLWLRGLDYIPPKLRKLSEINKILAHRPWLVGKEHIEKLLKTGEQSWSLAELVHAVVLLAHYHALASFAFGCETDLCPEGRALMRLGLPGGLCFCDAGHGAGMEGLPLGRKRSLDSCVELESLRDRIHRLQVEQEEMRLPSDRDEGSDGGISGAADLSCFLQDPGFGYQDFAQCDKDRLQIFRVQDYSWEDHGFSLVNRLYSDIGLLLDERFRTVDGLKGGSMAKRQGCEHAAFKRAIWNYVHCIFGIRYDDYDYAEVNHLLERLLKLYIKTVTCFPEKMNPETFERFWKQFKHSEKVHVNLLILEARLQAELLYALRAITHHMVS